GGGAGCTGCGTTGCCACTGTGTAGCAGCAGTTCCTGTGAGAGTGCCTGAGTCGGGCGGACCTAAGTGGAGGAGGATGACATGGATGGAGCTACAGGAGGGTGTCGGCAGAGGCAGCTCCGCTGATaagagtagggatggacatcggaagcaaaccatcatatgatggctaTGCTACCGCCATTCAAACTTTTAATGCGATGGTTACCATCGCATCAAAAGTATTTGATGGTGAAAACCATTTATATGACTTGCGCATGCGCTAAAACCCTGCAGCACGGTTGGCAGGAGGCGTGATTTGGGGAAGGATCAGAGGCGGGATTAGGAGCAGGGCCAGTACTCCTCTACACTCATCAATGAGGATGACCTGGTCATTGACACTAGCCTACAATGCaggttgcatgtggtgtgtgtgtgtatatatatatatatatatatatatatactgttccaGCTCTGAGATAAATCTCTGTATACAGTACTTCATcactgggcattgtgtgtgtaactgtataatatatataatatatgcacaCAATGCCCAGTGATGAAGTAGTGTATACAGAGGGTACTCCCAGTGCTGATGGAGCAGTGTGTACATATATAGAGTTGCAGCAACACTGGGAGTGcacacaatgggggatattcaaatgtttgaaaagtcagttggatgtctgtttcttccaatctaatagacaggaaaaaaacagacacccaactgacttttcaaacacttgaattccccccattgtgtatGAGTCATAGTGCATGTACTAGGCTCCATCCGTGTATCAGACTGCGGCtggcaacgtgtgtgtgtgtgtgtgtgtgtgtgtgtgtgtgtgtgtgtgtgtgtgtgtgtgtgtgtgtgtgtgtgtgtgagagagagtgtgactggctgctgcagcagggtgagggctgtgctctgattggctctctgactcAGTGAGAGCCAATCAAAGCTAACAATGAGCACTGTTGCCTAGCAGCAACCCTAgagtggggagggagtgagaggactGATCTGGCTCATGCGTGAGGCACAGAGTCAGCCTCCAATGAGCCCAGGAAGATTCACTGATGACGACACAGCAGCCGGGAGAGGCATActattaggattttttttttttaaagctaccATCGGTACACCATTGAATGATCACCATTCAATGGTGGCAAACATTGGAAGGTCACCATCGAATtgtaaaaacactaccatcgaaataAAAACACTGATGTTTTGGAAACATCGACCACTTATGTTCATCCCTGTCTCAGTAGATGACACTTTTTGCATATCAGTTAATCATGTCTAACAACAGTGATCACATTCCCAACAAATTGCAACTCTAGTTTATGGTACTCATAACTATACAGCTTTAAGAATAATATTTATTCGGTGGATAAACGCTAAGCAGTTATAAGCCACAGTGTGTTCACTCTAATAGTAGCCGATGTTGGTGAAACTTAGGAATAGTAATTAGATAGTAGTACTCATGTTTTCACATCTCCTATAAATATATCAATAGTAGGTGAGGTTTATTGCCGTGTGGCTTCAAAGGGATTACCCGCTTATTAAACAAATTTTAAACAGCCAAAAATGGTAGCGGCACATATGACCTCTACAGATAAATATATACTAATGAGATTCAATATCATATTAAAATGAACCATATCAATGGGTAGAATTTAATTCTTTGTATATATTCTATGACTGGATATCTCATGAATGTAAGGAGAATACCCGTTATAGCACCAACATTTAGTAAGGTGTaattgtggtacaggttgagtatcccttatccaaaatgcttgggaccagaggtattttggatatgggatttttccgtattttggaataattgcataccataatcagatatcatggcgatgggacccaagtctaagcacaggatgcatttatgttacatatacacctgatacacacagcctgaaggtaattttagccaatattttttataactttgtgcattaaacaaagtgtgtgtacattcacacaattcagatatgtttcatatacaccttatacacacagcctgaaggtcatttaatacaatatttttaataactttgtgtattaaacaaagtttgtgtacattgagccatcaaaaaacaaaggtttcactatgtcactctcactcaaaaaagtccgtatttcggaatattccgtatttcggaatatttggataagggatactcaacctgtatctattgtTCTCCCCACTAATTGGGATTATAATTCTTGCAGTATACTTAACACTACTCAAGTAGTACAATGCATCTATTCTAGAAAAGAAGTTACGTAACGTGTGACAGAATTCATGTGTATCTGTGCTGACTAATCTGAGCAAGTTTTCTTCTATTTTATAATAAGACATTTACAGTAAGGGAGTCATAACACTACCATACAGAGTCTCCCTAAGAAATGCAAATAAACACAACCGTGTATTTATTTCTCGCTTTGCCTGTAAAGATTGTAGTATATACATTTATTGAGTGAAATTATAGACATCCAGATACCAATACAGCGTTATTTGTGGATGCGCATAAGGATTATCAAGTTATTCCACTGGTAATTTTATATAAGGTGTGGATAAAAAATAAAATTCACAAACTATTGACTGAACATGCACAGCGAAATAACTGGCATTGGCAACATGGGAGCATAATTACAATGTCTCGAATTGTATACACTGTACTATCTGTTGCACTCAAAACTGAGTATAAACAGAATGTATCAAATTGTCTATACTGGATTATTAGTTACTAATAAAAACTGAGATGGCGACATAGATTGCAAAATGGTTCCTAGACCTGACAAATAAAGTCTTATACCCGATTTATAGGAAGGAATCTGAAGTAATcattagatatatatttataacctGCCTTAGTACTGCTGGTTTATAATAATACACACACGGACACAAGCTTATGGAAGACAATTTATTTAAGAACATATAATAACAAATCATTATATAAAGAGCAATCATAAATAGATTATATCAAGGGAATAATAGATATTTATACAAATTTGTGACTTTTTGATATCTGGGATCGGTGCcgtcattttttcttttttaattatttcttttactttttctttcTTGGAGCACATTCTGTAACAACTAATCGGTTTTAATATTATTTTGCTACTGTATTTACATTTGTCATAGTACATTTTAAAATGAGtactaataaaagtaaaattttatattaaagagtGCACCTTACAGACACAACCCCTTTTTTCTttgtgttattactgggtgtaatcaCCTGACTCTGTCCCATGCACAGGAGCTACCCCTGTAAGCTaccattgtgatgtaataatggctCTCTGCTACAGTACCTCTGTTAGCTgtcatgatgatgtaataatgggtcTCCGTACAGTAAATGCTGGGGACTTACCATCTCTCACTCAGACACAAGTTTGGCTCATTACAGGCTATAACTGTACTGATCGTTGTGTGCGTTTACAGAGATGTTAGCATTGCTACCTCTCTTATTTATCATATTTGGGCTGTGCCGGCCAGAGGAGAGACCTTTGGAAAAGATAAGGTATGTGACTATCCCAGCGATACTGAAAGGAATCTCTGCAAAGATGATAGTGGAGAGCACCATATGTAGTACAAGCTGCGGAATAGGCACAAGGATTGAGAGCAGATGCATAGTAGACAAGGATGGCATGCATATTGACTGTGAAAAGGTGGCCGTTGAGTGCGTGATCAGCTGGATGTGCGGCCTGAGAACATACACCAGGACTGTTGGGGATTCCTTTAATATGACCTGTTTCGATCCAGTGGAATCTAAAACAGACCCAGAGACCTTGGACTTTTATTGGAGAGTAGCCAGGGGAAAAATGACAACGGAGGATGAGGCCTTCAGCCCTATAAAGTTAGGGGGTTACATGGTGGAGTTTACTTACGTCCTCGAGAGTCATGCTGGGACGTATCGCTGTGACATCTACAGCAAGAAAGAAAGGAAGCTAGTTCAACGCCTGGATTTTGGCTTAAAGGTGCGGAACCCTAAGGCTGCCAGTCTCAACACCGAGCAGCTTGTCGCAAGGAGCCAAATGGTGAAAGCGGCAATAACACAGGGACGCAAAAGACCACTTACTCTAGTGCGTGAAACACTCACACTAAAAGAACGACTTCTGATTatcctggtagttggcatcattactgggctaTTGGCAGGTTGCTTTTATGCTTTAATACGTTGGTGTGTGAACAAATGGAAAAACCTGGATCATGAGAGGGACCTGGAGAATGGGGAATTTGATGTTTAGAAGCCCATTACACCGGAGAGGCAAAACATGCAAACATTACTGCCtggtctccatggagctccaaagaTCGCTGGCCAGCCTCAGGCCTGCTTGAGACCACATTCCTGCCTCCATCCCTCTTCAGAAACCACTGGTCAAGCTTCAGCGCGCTCCAGAGAATGTTAGCCAGCCTTCAGCCCCACCAGATACTGCTGGCCATCCTATAGGTGCTCCAGAGACCATGGGTCTGCCTCCAGGACGCTCAAGCAAGAACTACAGATACCACTGGCCGGCCTCCAGCCCACCCCAGAGACAGCTCCAGAGGCGTTTGTACATTTTCTCCCATGGTATGAATAAAGATCTTTTATGCACCTACTCAGATCCTTTTATTCCGTGTTGTTACAGTTGTAATATTAGTATTGTTATTTGCAGACCCATAGGTGTCAGCCATGTGTGATGGAGGTTAGTCCACACAATTAATATTTTAACCAGGGATTTGTTAATTAACCAGGTAAAACAGTAAGATGTGAGACAGAGGGTTAAAGCAGCACAATGCATGAACATGCAGTATAATACACATCCAGCAAGGAGTGGGTTAATGCAGGTGCTATGTGTTGCAGATCGCACCTACAGATATGTGCAGTGGTGGTAGTGGAAAGCACTGGGAGGTAAGTAGAGGTGGCATTGTAGCTATAGGGGTACCCTGTGGCATCACTGAGGTCGTGACACCTGGTGCCAATCAGTTACAAGCCGTAGTTGCAGGAGTGTTTTTTCGTATAGTAATCCATGGTGTGTGTAATTGGAGCAGACGATACTCACTGCCATACGGCTCTTACGGGAATACCCGTCTATTGGACAAATGCCAATTAGTTACAAGCCATAATTGCAGAAGTCTCCGTTTAGATAGCAGTCTTCACTATGTGCAATCTCAGTTAGAGCGCTTCATAGCGTGGGAGATCCCAGTCCCTGAAAGCAGCCTTTGTGCCACTGACACTAAAGTTTACTGTGTGGCGCCGGGGTCCCGATTAGGAGTCGGGCGGATTGGCCGGTGATCTTCCTAGCGGGTGGTGCCCAGGCCCAAGGAGAAGCCAGATCAAATGCTGTCAGCAAGAGGCAGAAAAGTGAGCTCACCACCTTCCTGCTGTGTCTGAAATACATTCATGAGAGACTGCAGAGCTGGACTAGACTGGAAACAAGTCTGTAGAGTCTTGCCACTTTTCACATATATCTCTGGAGAACCCATCAGTACTTATACAAGTTGCAGTCATATTAATTTATAGAGACATAAAACTAACCCTGAGCCCCATCCCATAGCCtagccataaccctccccctagtgccaaccCTCCCGTCCCACTACCTATCCTTAACCCTCCaaccagtgcctaaccttaacccttctgtCCCGAGGCCTAACTATAACTCtctgcctagtgcctaactcccccatccacagccttcccctaaccctcccgccagtgcctaaccttaaccctcacatcctgcagactaaccctaaccctccccctagtgcttacatgtgggtacacactggcagatatctacagacagatcaggcagtgtgttgtgcatacagggccggctcagggtcttttaGCGCCCTGGGCAGCCATAGGGGGCCTAGCTTCATACagtgggcgtggtcagttacgccccctgtacagtgaaatgatgtgcagtgcgcgatgacgtcattgcgcaccgcacagcaaaggtcctctccacgaaggaaaactagacgctatgcgtctagttcccttcgtggagaggacctttgctgtgcggtgcgcgatgacgtcaacgcgcactgcacatcattacagaaaaggtcctctccacgaagggaaactagacgctaagcatctagtttcccttcacagcgggacagcgggcaccGGGGAAAGCAGGCAGcagcagcgggcagcggcagcggggggcacagcagcagcggatcttgccgtggtgcggcgccctccggaaggcggcgccccgggcaaaagtcctgcttgcccgtggcaagatccgctactgagtgcatacacactgcctgatccatctTGACTGACATCACGAACTGGGTGGGCAGTTACATGCGCAACCTAGTTGCATTGTCAATCCCCGCCGGCTGCTGCAGGAAGTGTACAGTGATTGGCTGACCAACCGTACACACAAAACAATGCACCAGTATATCTTACTTACTTATAGATATATCGGTCATCGTCTGTGCTGCAGGGtcaacgtgatatgtctgtgaatgaaggcgttcacagacatatcgttggaaCACACTGGCAGGTGAACCAGCGATATATATCGGCTGTTActctaaccctcccgtcccgcagacgaacactaaccctccccctagtgccttaccctaaccaggcccggcgctacccgctcagcaaagggatgcaaagcaggtaggcgccgggtaggagaggcgctctccctgctttgcatcctgtgctgcgcctgggaccgtgctgctgctgctgctgccggcagcatGATGATGCCTTCCTATGACAGCTTATGTCACACCCCACGACCCagcccgaaaaggggcggagctacactgcgccgggggggcggagctacatgggaccaggctgcagaggaggaAAAACAGAATGGTAAGTTCGGGGAGAGTGattgaaaaagtgtgtgtgtggggggggggggagtgtgcgtgtgtatgtgggggaaagggggggggggggggggtcggcagcTATGTgtgatatgtatttatttttaacagCAAACCATGTCCACTCCGGAATCCAGAACGGGCCAGGTCAGCATTCAGCAAACCCCACCCCACCAGCAAGCACCGCCTCCTCAAGCACCTcatattgctgctgctgcaatcagccaCGCTGTGCCCCTCCGCTGCCGCCATGAAGCCCCCCCCCCAGAGTCTTTACAGCTGCGGTGAtcgacgcacaaggggaaacgcgcTTGCCTGGCCCCAAGTAAGTAGACCAGCATTGTGGTGGCCGCTGtgggcagagagagacaggcagcgctgAGGCAGACATCTGGTATCCCGAGTGGGCGGCTCTGAGCGATGCACAGCAGGTCAGGTCATTCGGCAGGGGGAGGGTACAGCCCGGGCTGCAAGCTCCTAGGGTAATATACCCACTGGGACTCCAGGATCTCGTGATATTACAGACACCCTGATGTCACGCTGTACCTAcccctcctctgtgttctgtcactgtgtcacacccccccgtgttctgtcactgtgttaccccccgtgttctgtcactgtgttacccccccttgttctgtcagtgtgtcacaccctccgtattctgtcactgtgtatcccccccatgttctgtcactgtgtcacccccccccatgttctgtcactgtgtttccccccccttgttctgtcactgcgtcacccccctcgtgttctgtcattgcgtcaccccccgtgttctgtcactgtcaccccccctgtgccctgtcacgtcactctgtcacccccctcccccagtttGTGTTGTGTCATTGTGCCACaatccccccctctgtgttcagtcccagtcactgtgtcactcagTTGCTGTGTCGACCCCACCCCCACGTGTTCTCTCACAGCCACTGTGCCGCCCTCCCCTAGATACcctgcacagggccgtaactaacactgtgccagtggtgcctggcgcaCTGTGGGCACAGAGCCGCTGGCAGTAGCCTCACGGACCTGCCACCGCTGCACCATCAAAcacatgggagggcgcaaattaatagtttgcagggaggcgccgaacaccttagcaccggccctgaccctaaccctcctgtcccgcatcctaacactaaccctcccctatcacagcctctccctcccctcccatagcctaaacctaatcctcctccCAGTGCCTAATCCCCCTACCCCCTTACTTACATCAGAAAGCTGACTGTTGGGATTCAAGCGTCAGAATTCTGAGCGgtttcgggattctggcaccggttttCTGACTGCCAACATCTTGATCATCGAGTTGCCAACtacaggggacatttactaagcagtgataagagcggagaagtgagccagtggagaagttggtaacatctataatttgcatactataacatgatacagatctgctgattggttgatggggcaacttctccactggctcacttctccgctcttatcactgcttagtaataccccttttccactacctttaAAAACAGGGGTAAATGCGCAGGGGCACGCAtacacccgtgttttttcctagtgaaaATGGCTCCCCCGGGCAAATTCCCGaatcaagtgatctgggaatcctacccgggtatcttgccgggttgaacacgtgttcaacccggtaacctCTGTAGTGTgatcgggagccgtgtcgaggcgacacggctcccgttcacagtataTGGAAGGGTGACgcagggagatcatgtgatctccaagcaccgcccctgccgtgtcagcagcagcgtcaccaacccggctatatgccaggttggtgagcactgtgggaaagggggctgtagcacgggtcgcagctgtgtcaggctccaggctgcgacccgtgctacagaggtGGAAAAGGGATATAAATGTCCCTCTTCATCCCTAGAAATCGGGTGAGGACCCTATGCCACAACGCTTCTAATAAGTATATGGAAACTGGTCACCATTTTCAGTGAATCAATTAAAAACTAACCTTCTTTTATTAGTTAATCCAGAGGGGAGTTTGTACAAAAAGACTAAGGGGCCCATGTATCAAAGATAGCATATgcaattgcataccctccaacattttacacataaaaacatggtacaaattaggaaaggggtgtggccacaagtaAAGGGGCCATGgctatgccccttttcctatactttcaatggaagtttggagagccaaaaatcggtgggtgtggtataaaagatatacACCATATgtaagacagacattaggtcgacagggtcaaaaggtcgacaaggtcaaaaggtcaacgtgaaAAAGGTAGAAagcacaaaaggtcgacaggatcaaaaggtcgacatgaaaatggtcgacataaaaaggtagacaccatggtggtcattccgagttgttcgctctgtaattttcttcgcatcgcagcgattttccgctaattgcgcatgcgcagtgttcgcactacgactgcgccaagtaaatttgctatgaaaattggtattttactcacggcattacgaggttttttcttcgttctggagatcggagtgtgattgacaggaagtgggtgtttctgggcagaaactggccgttttatgggtgtgtgtgaaaaaacgctaccgtttctgggaaaaacgcgggagtggctggagaaatggaggagtgtctgggcgaacgctgggtgtgtttgtgacgtcaaaccaggaacgacaagcactgaactgatcgcaccggaagagtaagtctcgagctactcagaaactgcacagagaagtcttttcgcaatattgcgaatctttcgttcgcaattttgctaagctaagattcactcccagtaggtggcggcttagcgtgtgcaaagctgctataagcagcttgcgagcgaacaactcggaatgagggcccatgttttttgcatttttgtggtttgtgtggatagttttgtcatttgGGACCCCCAAGTGTTGAAAGGCATACCCTAGCAGGGCTAGATTCACTCAACACCATTCGGGctcggtttataaccaactctatgccgacatggatagagaaggtatgaaatagttcaaaaacatgttaaatttaaaaaaaaaacattggtctatctttttttgtcgaccattttcatgttgaccttttgaccctgtcgaccttttgaccctttcgaacttttgtactgtctacccttttcatgttgaccttttaaccctgtcgaccttttgaccctgtcgaccttttgaccctgtcgacctaatgtctgtctaacatatggtgtctatctattgactgtctaactagacactgtctgtctatcaactggataccaaatcggtacagaccataaaaaaaggtactgtacatgccaaaaaggtaAAGTTGGACGGTATGCAATTGTATCAGCTGAATGTATGATCCAGTTTCGGAGCCCGTGCCTGGGATGTGCTGTAAGGACCATCGGGGTCTGAGCATGACCCTGAGCCTGTGAGGACCAAAGacttgggccaagtggttcttatctgccatcaaagtcTATGTTAAATTTAATGAGGGGCCACGCACAGAGGAGGGCTGTGATTGTGTTTGTGGATGGGAGTTAGCTGGCACAGCAGGGGCCAGTCAAATACGGTATGCCCAGAATATGAATACAATTCTACTTAAGTGCAAGCCCTatgtggtggggggggagggggggttaatcCATATTCATGGTCACACAGTGTATTAATGTCTTTAAAATAGATTATATATACTTCCAGTGTGTTTGATAGCACTGGAGGTGTATCTAAGCGATCATAAAGACATTATTACACTATCTTGATCTTTAACCGcttaactgatgattttccccCACACAAAAAAACGCTCTAAAATTGTCAGGTTTCTTGATGAGTGAATTAgaggaagaacatgaatttaaccttatccaaaatgattttagttaaaaaaagaaaaaaaaatttttttttactttatttttttttgaaaaatttttttttctcaaacattggaacatcgggggtaattccaagttgatcgcagcagggttttttttagcagttgggcaaaaccatgggggtaattccaagttgatcgcggcaggacattttttagcaattgggcaaaaccatgtgcactacaggggaggcagatgtaacatgtgcagagagagttagatttgggtgtggtgtgttcaatctgcaatctaatttgcagtgtaaaaataaagcagccagtatttaccctgcacagaaacaaaataacccacccaaatctaactttctctgcaaatgttatatctgccccccctgcagtgcacatggttttgcccaactgctaaaaaatatcctgctgcgatcaacttggaattacccccatcaatcGGAAATATCGGTGACATTGAAACATCGGTAACATAGCAACCTTACTTTTACCCCCAAGTTACAGGGACGGTTCTtgtccttgtggcgccccgggcaaaatgatagaggcgtggcttcatacgggggcgtggtcagttacgcccccatttgtgccccctgtagcaccgctggaagagaaaaaaaaatgtatacttactatccccgctcctgattccagaccgctgcagacagccgccagccccgctcctctcctcggaacagcatagacactagaggtcaattatgacccctagcgtcggtgccacaatgctgtgtggttcgtgatgacatcatcgcgcaccgcacagcaaaggttccctccacgaaaggaaactagacgcgtagcgtctggttcccttcacagcgggggaccagcggggggcacaacGGCGGGGGGCACAgttgcggatcttgccatggtgtggcgccctccagatggcgccggtgccctccggaaggcggcgccccgggcaaaaatcctgcttgctagtggcaagatccgctactgccaagATTGCTGccaggtacgggggggggggggg
The Pseudophryne corroboree isolate aPseCor3 chromosome 4, aPseCor3.hap2, whole genome shotgun sequence DNA segment above includes these coding regions:
- the LOC134910882 gene encoding transmembrane protein 81-like; the encoded protein is MLALLPLLFIIFGLCRPEERPLEKIRYVTIPAILKGISAKMIVESTICSTSCGIGTRIESRCIVDKDGMHIDCEKVAVECVISWMCGLRTYTRTVGDSFNMTCFDPVESKTDPETLDFYWRVARGKMTTEDEAFSPIKLGGYMVEFTYVLESHAGTYRCDIYSKKERKLVQRLDFGLKVRNPKAASLNTEQLVARSQMVKAAITQGRKRPLTLVRETLTLKERLLIILVVGIITGLLAGCFYALIRWCVNKWKNLDHERDLENGEFDV